The Corynebacterium marinum DSM 44953 genome contains the following window.
ACACGCCGTCGGGGTGGAACTGCGCCAGGTCCTCGAAGGGGGTGTGCGCGGGCACCACGACGGTGCGGATGCCGCGGGCGGCGAAGTGGCCTGGGGTGGCGGTCTTGATGCCGAGGTCGTAGGCGACGACGGTGTACTTCGTCTCGCCCTCGGCGGGGACCTCGTAGACCTCGGAGGTGGTGACCTCGGAGGTGAGGTCGGCGCCCTTCATGGACGGCTGGGCGTTGACCTCGGCGATGAGCTCGTCGACCGGGCGGCCGGCGTCCTCGCCGGTGAAGATGCCGGCGGCCTGGGCACCGTTGTCGCGCAGGTGGCGGACCAGGGCGCGCGTGTCGACGCCGCGGATGCCCACCAGGCCCTGCTTCTCCATCTCCTCGGGGAGGGTGCGCTGCGCGCGCCAGTTGGAGACGCGGTGCGCCAGGTCGCGGATGACCAGGCCGGCGGCCCAGATCGAGCCGTCGCGGGATTCGTTGTCCTCGTCGTTCCAGCCGGTGTTGCCGATCTGCGGGGCGGTGGCCACGATGATCTGGCGGTGGTAGGAAGGGTCGGTCAGGGTCTCCTGGTAGCCGGTCATGGCGGTGGTGAACACTGCCTCGCCGAGGGTCTTTCCGGCTGCGCCGAAGCTGAAGCCCCGGAAGGTGCGGCCGTCGGCAAG
Protein-coding sequences here:
- the carA gene encoding glutamine-hydrolyzing carbamoyl-phosphate synthase small subunit, whose product is MQNDTDISAKGDALTPSTPTRIPAVLVLADGRTFRGFSFGAAGKTLGEAVFTTAMTGYQETLTDPSYHRQIIVATAPQIGNTGWNDEDNESRDGSIWAAGLVIRDLAHRVSNWRAQRTLPEEMEKQGLVGIRGVDTRALVRHLRDNGAQAAGIFTGEDAGRPVDELIAEVNAQPSMKGADLTSEVTTSEVYEVPAEGETKYTVVAYDLGIKTATPGHFAARGIRTVVVPAHTPFEDLAQFHPDGVFLSNGPGDPAAADDLVATTRRVLEAGLPLFGICFGNQILGRAFGLDTYKLKFGHRGINVPVQNIVTGKIDITSQNHGFAIEAPAGESFDTDFGRARVTHVCLNDQTVEGVALENGRAFSVQYHPESAAGPRDANPLFDQFIAMMDDTAAAGTAAGVEK